The following proteins are co-located in the Conyzicola lurida genome:
- a CDS encoding Gfo/Idh/MocA family protein, with product MQDINIAMIGGGFMGKAHSLAYAAMPMFFWPSPARPVKKIVVDVTDELARTAADRYAWEGFSSSWRDVVNDPSIDVIDIATPNNLHAEIAIAAAEAGKHIICEKPLAPTAEEAGRMYEAAKRAGVVTAVAFNYRRTPAVALAKKYIDEGAIGEILNFRGTYLQDWSADANSPLSWRFQKNIAGSGAVGDIGSHVVDLARYLVGEISAVTSLVSTFIHDRPIQSGGLDALGGAAKSDGPRGAVDVDDESMSLVRFHNGAVGSIEATRNAWGRNNFITFEIHGTEGSIFFNYENRDELQVAFKNDPSDRRGFRTIYTGPNTPYGQSLWPIPALGIGYGETKIIEAHDFLKAVVEGTTVEPNFADGYQAALVDDAILESGRTGQWVDVPNATGSGAAHG from the coding sequence ATGCAGGACATCAATATCGCCATGATCGGCGGCGGGTTCATGGGCAAGGCACACTCTCTCGCGTACGCCGCGATGCCCATGTTCTTCTGGCCGTCGCCCGCCCGCCCGGTCAAGAAGATCGTGGTAGACGTCACCGATGAGCTCGCGCGCACTGCAGCAGACCGATATGCGTGGGAGGGGTTCTCCTCCTCATGGCGCGACGTGGTGAACGACCCGTCCATTGACGTCATCGACATCGCGACGCCGAACAACCTGCACGCGGAGATCGCCATCGCGGCGGCCGAGGCAGGAAAGCACATCATCTGCGAGAAGCCACTGGCCCCCACCGCAGAAGAGGCGGGACGGATGTATGAGGCGGCGAAGCGTGCAGGTGTGGTCACCGCAGTCGCTTTCAACTACCGCCGCACCCCCGCGGTCGCACTGGCCAAGAAATACATCGACGAGGGCGCGATCGGCGAGATCCTCAACTTCCGCGGGACGTATCTCCAGGACTGGAGCGCAGACGCCAACTCGCCTCTGAGCTGGCGCTTTCAGAAGAACATCGCCGGGTCTGGTGCCGTCGGCGACATCGGCTCCCACGTGGTCGATCTCGCACGGTATCTCGTCGGCGAGATCTCGGCGGTCACATCGCTTGTGTCGACCTTCATCCATGACCGCCCGATTCAGTCCGGCGGCCTCGACGCCTTGGGCGGAGCGGCCAAGAGCGATGGCCCTCGCGGCGCGGTTGACGTGGACGACGAATCGATGTCGTTGGTTCGTTTCCACAACGGAGCAGTCGGATCCATCGAGGCCACGCGCAATGCCTGGGGACGAAACAACTTCATCACCTTCGAGATCCACGGCACGGAAGGCTCGATCTTCTTCAACTACGAGAACCGCGACGAGCTCCAGGTCGCATTCAAGAACGATCCCTCCGATCGGCGCGGATTCCGCACGATCTACACCGGCCCGAACACGCCATACGGGCAATCGCTGTGGCCCATCCCGGCACTCGGGATCGGATACGGCGAGACGAAGATCATTGAGGCGCACGACTTCCTGAAGGCCGTGGTCGAGGGCACGACGGTGGAGCCCAACTTCGCGGACGGCTACCAGGCGGCACTCGTCGACGACGCCATTC
- a CDS encoding substrate-binding domain-containing protein has product MRTRAAAAIMVAAFGMVALAGCTPAGEGTSDQAEIDPVVVAKIDAALEEITGQVLSTGPNGEEPSSVDSTQVTDEQAAEVASLGLTAAIVMHYGGNDWANAQIAGLNAEFDRLGIEVIATTDADFDPATQVSQIETVLTQDPDIIVSIPTDTVATASAYRKAVDQGVKLVFMDNVPEGFVAGEDYVSMVSADNYGNGVTSAYLLAREIGGAGQIGIIYHEADFFVTQQRFDGFRATITEEFPDIEIVQEQGIAGPDFAGDAQGVANAMLTRNADLDGIWAVWDVPAEGVLAAARETGRSDIKIATQDLGTNVAIALARDEMVVGLGAQLPYDQGVAEADLAALSFLGEDVPAYVALSSLPVDHENVLEAWELVYHSEAPDSVRDAYAD; this is encoded by the coding sequence ATGAGAACTAGAGCAGCTGCGGCCATCATGGTGGCCGCATTCGGGATGGTTGCACTCGCAGGATGCACGCCCGCCGGTGAAGGAACGAGCGATCAGGCAGAGATCGATCCCGTCGTCGTCGCGAAGATCGATGCGGCGTTGGAAGAGATCACCGGGCAGGTGCTGAGCACGGGCCCGAATGGCGAGGAGCCATCGTCAGTCGACAGCACGCAGGTGACTGACGAACAAGCCGCCGAAGTCGCCAGCCTCGGACTCACAGCGGCCATCGTGATGCACTACGGCGGCAACGACTGGGCCAACGCTCAGATCGCGGGGTTGAACGCAGAGTTTGACCGCCTGGGCATCGAGGTGATCGCTACGACGGATGCAGACTTCGATCCCGCGACGCAGGTGTCGCAGATCGAGACGGTTCTTACGCAGGACCCAGACATCATCGTCTCCATCCCCACCGACACCGTGGCAACCGCGAGCGCCTACCGCAAGGCGGTCGACCAGGGCGTGAAGCTCGTCTTCATGGACAACGTTCCAGAAGGTTTCGTCGCGGGCGAGGATTACGTCTCAATGGTGTCGGCCGACAACTACGGAAACGGAGTGACGTCGGCGTACCTCCTGGCGCGGGAAATCGGTGGCGCCGGTCAGATCGGCATCATCTACCACGAGGCGGACTTCTTCGTGACGCAGCAGCGGTTCGACGGCTTCCGCGCGACGATCACCGAGGAATTCCCTGACATCGAGATTGTGCAGGAACAGGGCATCGCGGGGCCAGATTTTGCGGGTGACGCTCAGGGGGTCGCCAACGCAATGCTGACACGCAACGCTGACCTCGATGGGATCTGGGCGGTGTGGGACGTGCCAGCGGAAGGCGTGCTCGCGGCCGCGCGGGAGACCGGCCGCAGCGACATCAAAATCGCCACCCAAGACCTCGGAACCAACGTCGCTATCGCTCTCGCGAGGGATGAAATGGTCGTAGGGCTCGGAGCCCAACTCCCGTATGACCAGGGAGTTGCCGAGGCCGACCTTGCGGCACTGAGCTTCCTCGGCGAGGACGTTCCTGCTTACGTCGCGCTCAGTTCGCTTCCGGTCGACCACGAGAATGTGCTCGAGGCTTGGGAGCTCGTGTATCACTCCGAGGCGCCCGACTCGGTTCGGGACGCGTACGCCGACTGA
- a CDS encoding sugar phosphate isomerase/epimerase family protein, giving the protein MKFAYEANAWGGVIGTSGAVTNLGSGFYETPGDIRETVKAIAAAGYTGLELFDGNLLPFEDTIPDFTSIVRDGGLEVAGVYSGGQFIYPDAHEDELARFDRSIGLAAAVGARHYVIGGGAIRSSGRRDEDYTVAGELLDVVAGRAADAGLIASYHPHLGSLAQSPEQIDKLLYRTSIGVCADVAHIAAGGGDPVDFIDRYQERLVYVHLKDLDLASNGFLPLGDGDLKLVDIIDAVSRAGYDDWITVELDGYPGDQNEAARHSLRYMQEHIR; this is encoded by the coding sequence ATGAAGTTTGCCTATGAAGCGAATGCGTGGGGCGGCGTTATCGGCACCTCCGGCGCCGTGACGAATCTGGGTTCCGGATTCTATGAGACGCCCGGCGACATTCGCGAGACCGTCAAGGCCATCGCCGCGGCCGGGTACACGGGGCTCGAACTGTTCGACGGGAACCTGCTTCCCTTCGAAGACACCATCCCCGACTTTACATCGATCGTGCGCGACGGCGGCCTCGAGGTGGCGGGCGTGTACAGCGGAGGGCAGTTCATCTACCCCGACGCACACGAAGACGAACTGGCCCGTTTCGACCGATCCATCGGCCTTGCCGCTGCGGTCGGTGCGCGCCACTACGTGATCGGGGGTGGCGCCATACGGTCTAGCGGCCGACGCGACGAGGACTACACGGTTGCCGGTGAGTTGCTCGACGTCGTCGCCGGGCGCGCCGCCGATGCGGGACTGATCGCGTCGTATCACCCGCACCTGGGCAGCCTCGCCCAGTCGCCCGAGCAGATCGACAAGCTCCTCTACCGCACCTCGATCGGAGTGTGTGCTGACGTTGCCCACATCGCCGCAGGCGGTGGTGACCCGGTTGATTTCATCGATCGGTACCAGGAGCGCCTCGTGTATGTGCACCTCAAAGACCTCGACCTCGCCTCCAACGGCTTCCTGCCGCTCGGCGATGGAGACCTCAAGCTCGTCGACATCATCGACGCGGTGTCCAGGGCCGGCTACGACGACTGGATCACGGTCGAGTTGGATGGGTACCCGGGCGACCAGAACGAGGCGGCCAGGCACAGCCTCCGGTACATGCAGGAGCACATCAGATAG
- a CDS encoding LacI family DNA-binding transcriptional regulator: protein MLIVRSAGLFEISHMRADLWRVESFVMPSVSSPDDSAPAAKLCGASASRHGRVKLSRLEPPLEVSGGEAGESVAGSAQGSGANVASAHPSKQRKPNISDVAQTAGVSYQTVSRVLNNAPDVSAATRERIQQVIKDMGYRRSRTATALSTSRSTAIGILTDGSPRFGPVGTLLALEKVAREKGYFTTVVTVEEPYEDSIPKGLDTLDGIEVDGIIVIAPLLSMAEAVRAATIRVPVEMIAAGASSTPNLFTYSENQELGARMATQHLIDLGHTDIAHIAGSMDWFDGRVRKSGWEAALRDAGLELGLCLEGDWSPRSAYDTALQLIEEGNVPQAIFAASDHTALGLIRAFAESGIRVPEDVSVVGFDDVEGSEFFLPPLTTVRQDFASLAHASIEVLLGAIEGREVNRAPSEPTLVARRSAAPAQHRAR from the coding sequence GTGCTGATCGTTCGATCCGCCGGTTTGTTCGAGATTTCGCACATGCGAGCGGATTTGTGGCGCGTCGAATCCTTCGTGATGCCCTCGGTCTCGTCTCCAGATGATTCCGCGCCTGCCGCGAAATTGTGTGGGGCTTCGGCATCACGGCATGGCCGCGTAAAGTTGTCACGACTTGAGCCTCCGCTGGAGGTCAGTGGCGGTGAGGCAGGGGAGTCGGTGGCGGGATCAGCGCAAGGCAGCGGCGCAAATGTGGCGTCTGCCCATCCATCCAAGCAGCGCAAACCGAACATCAGCGACGTCGCCCAGACCGCGGGCGTCTCGTACCAGACGGTTTCCCGGGTGCTGAACAACGCCCCAGACGTCAGTGCGGCAACGCGAGAGCGAATCCAGCAGGTCATCAAAGACATGGGGTATCGCCGGAGCAGGACGGCGACCGCGCTCTCGACCAGCCGGTCCACGGCGATCGGCATCCTGACCGACGGGTCACCGCGCTTCGGTCCCGTCGGAACCCTCCTTGCGCTCGAGAAAGTTGCACGGGAGAAGGGCTACTTCACCACCGTCGTCACAGTCGAGGAACCCTACGAGGATTCGATTCCGAAGGGCCTGGACACCCTGGACGGGATAGAGGTCGACGGCATCATCGTCATCGCGCCGCTCCTTTCCATGGCCGAAGCCGTCAGGGCCGCGACCATACGGGTTCCCGTGGAGATGATCGCCGCTGGTGCCTCGTCGACGCCGAACCTCTTCACATACTCCGAAAACCAGGAGCTTGGGGCTCGCATGGCGACTCAGCACCTCATCGATCTCGGCCACACCGACATCGCCCATATTGCCGGGTCCATGGACTGGTTCGACGGGCGCGTGCGAAAGAGCGGCTGGGAGGCCGCCCTTCGCGACGCAGGGCTCGAACTGGGGCTGTGTCTGGAGGGCGATTGGAGCCCACGGTCGGCCTACGACACCGCGCTTCAGCTGATCGAAGAGGGCAACGTTCCGCAGGCCATCTTCGCGGCCAGCGACCACACAGCCCTGGGCCTCATCCGTGCGTTCGCAGAGTCCGGAATTCGAGTCCCTGAGGATGTCAGCGTCGTCGGGTTTGACGATGTCGAAGGTTCGGAGTTCTTCCTTCCCCCGCTCACCACCGTGCGGCAAGATTTCGCATCCCTGGCCCACGCGAGCATTGAAGTGCTCTTGGGAGCAATTGAGGGCCGCGAAGTGAATCGTGCCCCCAGCGAGCCAACACTGGTAGCGCGCAGGAGCGCCGCGCCCGCCCAACACCGCGCCCGCTGA
- a CDS encoding sugar phosphate isomerase/epimerase family protein produces MTENTPPVTLFTGQWADLPFEEIARLAASWGYDGLEIAASGDHLDLKRAEDEPDYVQSRLDILDRHGLKVYAISNHLAGQAVCDDPIDFRHKAILRPYTWGDGVAEGVRQRAAEDMKRAARVARRLGADVVTGFTGSKIWPYVAQFPPVPDSVIDEGYEDFAARWNPIFDVFDDEGVRYAHEVHPSEIAYDHWSLVRSLEAVGNRHAFGVNWDPSHMMWQGIDVVGFIWDFRDRICHVDCKDTRLRPGDGRAGVLGSHLPWGDPRRGWDFVSTGHGDVPWEDAFRALRAVGYSGPFSVEWEDAGMDRLHGAAEAQRFVRNLLWERPTSRFDTAFATQ; encoded by the coding sequence ATGACAGAGAACACCCCGCCGGTGACGCTATTCACCGGGCAGTGGGCCGACCTCCCTTTCGAGGAGATCGCCCGCCTCGCCGCATCCTGGGGATACGACGGCCTCGAAATCGCCGCATCCGGAGACCACCTCGACCTCAAACGCGCGGAGGACGAGCCCGACTACGTGCAGAGCCGGCTCGACATCCTCGACCGGCACGGGCTCAAGGTCTACGCCATCTCCAACCATCTGGCGGGCCAAGCCGTCTGCGACGACCCGATCGACTTCCGGCACAAAGCCATCCTCCGCCCCTATACCTGGGGCGACGGCGTTGCCGAAGGCGTCCGGCAACGCGCTGCCGAGGACATGAAACGCGCAGCCCGAGTCGCCCGCCGTCTCGGCGCCGACGTCGTCACCGGCTTCACCGGATCGAAGATCTGGCCGTACGTCGCCCAATTCCCCCCGGTTCCCGACAGCGTGATCGACGAAGGGTACGAGGACTTCGCCGCCCGCTGGAACCCCATATTCGACGTCTTCGACGACGAAGGCGTCCGGTACGCCCACGAGGTGCACCCGTCGGAAATCGCCTACGACCACTGGTCCCTCGTCCGTTCGCTCGAAGCCGTCGGCAACCGTCACGCGTTCGGCGTCAACTGGGACCCGTCGCACATGATGTGGCAGGGCATCGACGTCGTCGGATTCATCTGGGACTTCCGCGACCGCATCTGCCACGTCGACTGCAAGGACACACGCCTGCGCCCGGGCGACGGACGGGCCGGGGTTCTCGGCTCCCACCTGCCGTGGGGAGACCCCCGCCGCGGCTGGGACTTCGTCTCCACCGGGCACGGCGACGTGCCGTGGGAGGACGCCTTCCGCGCCCTCCGCGCCGTCGGCTACAGCGGCCCCTTCTCCGTCGAATGGGAAGACGCAGGGATGGACCGCCTGCACGGCGCCGCCGAAGCACAGCGATTCGTCCGCAACCTGCTATGGGAACGCCCGACGAGCCGCTTCGATACGGCGTTCGCGACGCAGTAA
- a CDS encoding tyrosine-type recombinase/integrase yields the protein MPYPSFLDGELELLCADKSSVDTVFASPNGQVLRAGNFRRNTFDAAVAKLRESYPELPLITPHSLRHTAASLAISSGASVLSIRRMLGHSSAAMTLDVYSDLFDDDLDAVADALDQRARNTNVGKMWANARSAKQASDSSTAGSL from the coding sequence GTGCCATATCCGAGTTTTCTCGACGGCGAGCTCGAACTGCTGTGTGCCGACAAGAGTTCAGTTGACACCGTGTTCGCTTCGCCGAACGGTCAGGTCCTCCGCGCGGGCAACTTTCGAAGGAACACGTTCGATGCTGCCGTCGCCAAGCTTCGCGAAAGCTATCCGGAGTTGCCGCTAATCACACCGCATTCCCTGCGGCATACTGCCGCGTCTTTAGCGATTTCATCGGGTGCGTCTGTTTTGTCGATCCGGAGGATGCTGGGTCACTCTTCAGCGGCGATGACGCTCGACGTCTACAGCGATCTATTCGATGACGACTTAGACGCGGTTGCTGACGCGCTCGATCAGCGCGCCCGGAATACGAATGTGGGCAAAATGTGGGCAAACGCACGATCTGCGAAGCAGGCAAGCGATTCGAGCACTGCCGGATCCCTGTGA
- a CDS encoding TetR/AcrR family transcriptional regulator: protein MNMDVADLGLRERKRLATRRAIQLAVLELVRDRGLENVTVDEVSRIADVSPRTFFNYFSSKEEAIIGEAPSLPDTAHVEDFVNAGPDADLLTGIGEMIAVAGDNTPIDFEMLQLRRELMKQNPQLFALRMATMRHFEEELGEIVTRRLANDDAELAADPAALEQRAHLVTLVAFAAMRHAWSSWAETGGTHLELSERVRSSFDQLGTLLVSASAK, encoded by the coding sequence ATGAATATGGATGTCGCCGACCTGGGCCTGCGCGAGCGCAAGCGCCTCGCCACTCGACGAGCCATCCAGCTGGCGGTTCTCGAACTCGTCCGTGACCGCGGTCTCGAGAACGTCACCGTCGACGAGGTCAGCCGCATCGCCGACGTGTCGCCCCGCACGTTCTTCAATTACTTCTCCTCGAAAGAGGAGGCCATCATCGGCGAGGCACCGTCGCTGCCCGACACGGCGCACGTCGAGGACTTCGTCAACGCCGGCCCCGACGCCGACCTGCTCACCGGCATCGGCGAGATGATCGCCGTCGCCGGCGACAACACCCCCATCGATTTCGAGATGTTGCAGCTGCGCCGCGAGCTGATGAAGCAGAACCCCCAGCTGTTCGCTTTGAGAATGGCCACGATGCGCCACTTCGAAGAGGAACTGGGCGAGATCGTCACCCGCCGTCTGGCGAACGACGATGCGGAGCTCGCCGCCGACCCGGCTGCCCTCGAGCAGCGCGCGCACCTCGTCACCCTCGTCGCCTTCGCGGCGATGCGGCACGCCTGGTCGAGCTGGGCGGAGACCGGCGGAACCCACCTCGAACTCTCCGAACGCGTGCGCTCGTCGTTCGACCAGCTCGGCACCCTGCTGGTTTCTGCTTCGGCAAAATAA
- a CDS encoding alpha/beta fold hydrolase translates to MRAAKTVAAAVAAVLLLAACAGPTVRTESTPVPSDVSADLQPFYEQVLTWSECEDGMQCATATAPLDWEDPSRDSIDLALIRQAATGGDPKGSVLVNPGGPGGSGYDFVAQSVDYAASDTLQRNFDIVGFDPRGVNRSSAVSCHDDPAELDAFLYDITPGVVGTDEWIAAAEAANTAFGAQCLEHTGELLGYVDTVSAARDLDLLRAVLGDEKLNYLGYSYGTLLGATYAELYPENTGRLVLDGALDPTSTSFDVSLTQAEGFESAMRAFLADCATVDECPFTGSIDDSMTMIRALLDRLDVSPIRNTDGRELGSNAMTSAIVLPLYSQDNWPYLQQLFASVMAGDASIAFTLADSYNGRNPDGSYIDNSLESRLAINCLDYASQGDVAVMREEAAELATAAPVLGKQLSYGDLGCLGWPVAASTERPVIAVQLESGHLVTYEGEGHTAYNKSNSCVDDTVDDYFIDGAVPSSDPLC, encoded by the coding sequence ATGCGGGCCGCGAAGACGGTCGCCGCGGCGGTCGCGGCCGTCCTGCTGCTCGCCGCCTGTGCCGGACCGACGGTGCGGACCGAGTCGACTCCCGTGCCGAGCGACGTCTCCGCCGACCTGCAGCCGTTCTACGAGCAGGTGCTCACCTGGTCCGAGTGCGAAGACGGGATGCAGTGCGCAACCGCCACCGCGCCCCTCGACTGGGAAGACCCGTCCCGGGACTCGATCGACCTCGCCCTGATCCGTCAGGCCGCGACCGGCGGCGACCCGAAGGGCTCCGTGCTGGTGAACCCCGGCGGACCGGGCGGATCGGGTTACGACTTCGTCGCGCAGAGTGTCGACTACGCGGCATCCGACACTCTTCAACGGAACTTCGACATCGTCGGCTTCGACCCGCGCGGCGTAAACCGCTCGTCGGCGGTCTCCTGCCACGACGACCCGGCCGAGCTCGACGCGTTCCTCTACGACATCACTCCGGGCGTCGTGGGGACCGACGAGTGGATCGCAGCCGCCGAGGCGGCCAACACGGCGTTCGGGGCGCAGTGTCTCGAGCACACCGGCGAGCTGCTCGGCTACGTCGACACCGTCAGCGCCGCGCGCGACCTCGACCTGCTGCGGGCGGTACTCGGCGACGAGAAACTCAATTACCTCGGCTACTCGTACGGCACCCTGCTCGGCGCGACCTACGCCGAGCTGTACCCCGAGAACACCGGGCGGCTCGTGCTCGACGGAGCGTTGGATCCGACATCCACCAGCTTCGACGTGTCGCTGACGCAGGCCGAAGGATTCGAGAGTGCGATGCGCGCGTTCCTGGCCGACTGCGCGACCGTCGACGAATGCCCGTTCACCGGCAGCATCGACGACTCGATGACCATGATCCGCGCGCTGCTCGACCGGCTCGACGTGAGCCCGATCCGCAACACCGACGGGCGCGAGCTCGGCAGCAACGCAATGACGAGCGCGATCGTGCTGCCGCTCTACAGCCAGGACAACTGGCCGTACTTGCAGCAGCTCTTCGCTTCGGTGATGGCGGGCGACGCATCGATCGCGTTCACCCTGGCCGACAGCTACAACGGCCGTAACCCCGACGGCAGCTACATCGACAACTCGCTCGAGTCGCGTCTCGCGATCAACTGCCTCGACTACGCCTCGCAGGGCGACGTCGCGGTCATGCGCGAGGAAGCGGCCGAACTCGCGACCGCGGCTCCCGTGCTCGGCAAGCAGCTGAGCTACGGCGACCTCGGGTGTCTCGGCTGGCCCGTCGCGGCGTCGACCGAGCGTCCCGTGATCGCCGTGCAGCTCGAAAGCGGCCACCTCGTCACCTACGAGGGCGAGGGTCACACCGCCTACAACAAGTCGAACTCGTGCGTCGACGATACGGTCGACGACTACTTCATCGACGGCGCTGTGCCGTCCTCCGACCCTCTGTGCTGA
- a CDS encoding DNA polymerase III subunit delta': MSVWDELTGQSEAISVFRAAAAASAAGGSNDSSMTHAWLITGPPGSGRSNLAYAFATALLSDGNVDGDESVRLQVAARSHPDLAVLSTDRIIITVDEVRKLAAASYYSPSVGRYRVIVVEDADRMMERSSNALLKALEEPPPRTVWILCAPSEADLLPTIRSRVRSVRLRIPTVEDVAELIARRDDVDHATATRAAREAQSHIGMAHRLATNEEARSRRAETLDIALGIRSVSGAMLAATKLLAIAGADASALTEERDADERASALRSLGIEPGGTIPPALRAQMKNLEEDQKRREKRSLRDGIDRVMVDLLSLYRDILLLQLGVETELVNLSIYNKLVTASEQSTAQETLATMDAIATARRRIESNVTPALALEAMLVSARRTGATA; the protein is encoded by the coding sequence ATGTCAGTCTGGGATGAGTTAACCGGCCAGTCCGAGGCCATCTCGGTCTTCCGGGCCGCGGCCGCGGCCAGCGCCGCCGGCGGCAGCAACGATTCCTCGATGACCCACGCGTGGCTCATCACGGGGCCTCCCGGCTCGGGCCGCTCGAACCTCGCCTACGCCTTCGCCACCGCACTGCTCAGCGACGGCAACGTCGACGGCGACGAGTCGGTGCGACTGCAGGTCGCCGCGCGTAGCCACCCCGACCTCGCGGTGCTCAGCACCGACCGCATCATCATCACCGTCGACGAGGTGCGCAAGCTCGCCGCCGCCAGCTACTACTCACCGTCGGTCGGCCGCTACCGCGTGATCGTCGTCGAAGACGCCGACCGCATGATGGAGCGCAGCTCGAACGCGCTGCTCAAAGCCCTCGAAGAGCCGCCGCCCCGCACGGTGTGGATCCTCTGCGCGCCGAGCGAAGCCGACCTGCTTCCGACCATCCGTTCGCGGGTGCGTTCGGTGCGCCTGCGAATTCCGACGGTCGAGGATGTCGCAGAGCTGATTGCCCGCAGAGATGACGTCGACCACGCAACGGCCACCCGCGCCGCCCGCGAAGCCCAGAGCCACATCGGCATGGCGCACCGCCTCGCCACCAACGAGGAGGCGCGGTCCCGTCGGGCCGAGACGCTCGACATCGCCCTCGGCATCCGGTCCGTCTCGGGTGCGATGCTCGCCGCGACCAAACTGTTGGCCATCGCCGGCGCCGACGCGAGCGCTCTCACCGAAGAGCGCGACGCCGACGAGAGGGCGAGCGCCCTGCGGTCCCTCGGCATCGAACCGGGCGGCACGATCCCGCCCGCCCTGCGCGCGCAGATGAAGAACCTCGAAGAAGACCAGAAGCGCCGAGAGAAGCGCAGCCTGCGCGACGGCATCGACCGCGTCATGGTCGACCTGTTGTCGCTCTACCGCGACATCCTGCTTTTGCAGCTCGGAGTCGAGACCGAACTCGTCAACCTCAGCATCTACAACAAGCTCGTGACCGCGAGCGAACAGTCGACCGCCCAGGAGACCCTCGCCACCATGGACGCCATCGCCACAGCCCGCCGCCGTATCGAGAGCAACGTCACGCCGGCGCTCGCCCTCGAGGCGATGCTCGTCTCGGCGCGGCGCACCGGGGCCACCGCGTGA
- the tmk gene encoding dTMP kinase, whose protein sequence is MTGLFITFEGGDGSGKSTQSALLTEWLTAQGHTVVHSREPGGTDLGVELREIILHRRGYIAPRAEALLYAADRAHNIATKVRPAIERGDIVIQDRYLDSSVAYQGAGRVLDATEVRDISLWATEGLLPDLTVLLDLSAENGRERIAATRDVYDRLEAEKNDFHERVRNSFLALAEAEPGRFIVLDATDPIETIAAAIQTRVVALLA, encoded by the coding sequence GTGACCGGTCTCTTCATCACGTTCGAGGGCGGCGACGGCTCGGGTAAGTCCACCCAGTCGGCGCTGCTCACCGAGTGGCTCACCGCCCAGGGTCACACCGTCGTGCACTCGCGCGAGCCCGGCGGCACCGACCTCGGCGTCGAGCTGCGCGAGATCATCCTGCACCGCCGCGGCTACATCGCCCCGCGCGCCGAGGCACTGCTCTACGCCGCCGACCGCGCGCACAACATCGCGACCAAGGTGCGTCCCGCGATCGAGCGTGGCGACATCGTGATCCAGGACCGCTACCTCGACTCGTCCGTCGCGTATCAGGGAGCCGGCCGTGTACTCGACGCCACCGAGGTGCGCGACATTTCCCTCTGGGCGACCGAGGGCCTTCTGCCGGACCTGACCGTGCTGCTCGACCTTTCCGCCGAGAATGGCCGGGAGCGCATCGCCGCGACGCGGGACGTGTACGACCGGCTCGAGGCGGAGAAGAACGACTTCCACGAGCGCGTCCGCAACTCCTTCCTCGCCTTGGCGGAGGCGGAGCCCGGGCGCTTCATCGTGCTCGACGCGACCGACCCCATCGAGACGATCGCGGCCGCCATCCAGACGCGCGTTGTCGCACTGCTCGCTTAG